A DNA window from Vidua macroura isolate BioBank_ID:100142 chromosome 28, ASM2450914v1, whole genome shotgun sequence contains the following coding sequences:
- the LRRTM4 gene encoding leucine-rich repeat transmembrane neuronal protein 4 isoform X4, producing the protein MGLHVIKQRGGSWVLLGLLPLALLAGLAGAQRACPKNCRCDGKIVYCESHAFRDIPHNISGGSQGLSLRYNSIQKLKSHQFAGLNQLIWLYLDHNYISSVDEDAFQGIRRLKELILSSNKITHLHNKTFHPVPNLRNLDLSYNKLQVLQAEQFKGLRKLLILHLRSNSLKTVPIRVFQDCRNLDFLDLGYNRLRSLSRNAFAGLLKLTELHLEHNQFSKINFAHFPRLFNLRSIYLQWNRIRSISQGLTWTWSSLHNLDLSGNDIAGVEPGTFQCLPNLQKLNLDSNKLTNISQETINTWISLISITLSGNMWECTRSICPLFNWLKNFKGNKESTMICAGPKHIQGEKVSDAVETYNICAEIQVVATERSYQAPKTPQRPVFIPRPTVSKLESHQPTSAMPSPSADVPTPAVEPEYEHVSFHKIIAGSVALFLSVAMILLVIYVSWKRYPASMKQLQQHTLMKRRRKKARESERQMNSPLQEYYVDYKPTNSETMDVSVNGSGPCTYTISGSRECEV; encoded by the exons ATGG GTCTCCATGTAATCAAGCAGCGGGGAGgctcctgggtgctgctggggctgcttccCCTGGCGCTGCTGGCGGGGCTGGCGGGCGCTCAGCGAGCCTGCCCCAAGAACTGCCGCTGCGACGGCAAGATCGTGTACTGCGAGTCGCACGCCTTCCGGGACATCCCCCACAACATCTCCGGCGGCTCCCAGGGCTTGTCCCTGCGCTACAACAGCATCCAGAAGCTGAAATCCCACCAGTTCGCGGGCCTCAATCAGCTCATATGGCTTTACCTTGACCACAACTACATCAGCTCTGTGGATGAGGATGCCTTCCAGGGGATCCGCCGGCTGAAGGAGCTGATCCTGAGCTCCAACAAAATCACCCACCTGCACAACAAGACCTTCCACCCCGTGCCCAACCTCCGCAACCTGGACCTGTCCTACAACAAGCTGCAAGTGCTGCAGGCGGAGCAGTTCAAGGGCCTCCGCAAGCTCCTGATCCTGCACCTGAGGTCCAACTCGCTGAAAACGGTGCCCATCCGCGTTTTCCAGGACTGCCGCAACCTCGACTTCCTGGATTTGGGCTACAACCGCCTGCGGAGCTTGTCCCGCAACGCGTTCGCCGGCCTCTTGAAGCTGACGGAGCTCCACTTGGAGCACAACCAGTTTTCTAAGATCAATTTTGCCCACTTCCCGCGGCTCTTCAACCTCCGCTCCATTTACTTGCAGTGGAATAGGATCCGCTCCATCAGCCAGGGATTGACGTGGACCTGGAGTTCCTTGCACAACTTGGATTTATCAGGCAATGACATCGCAGGGGTAGAGCCCggcaccttccagtgcctgccCAACCTGCAAAAGCTGAACCTGGATTCCAACAAACTCACCAACATCTCTCAGGAGACCATCAACACGTGGATCTCGCTCATCTCCATCACTCTCTCCGGGAATATGTGGGAATGTACTCGAAGCATCTGCCCCCTGTTTAATTGGCTTAAGAATTTCAAGGGAAATAAGGAGAGCACCATGATCTGTGCGGGCCCCAAACACATCCAGGGCGAGAAGGTGAGCGACGCCGTGGAAACCTATAATATCTGTGCTGAAATCCAGGTGGTGGCCACTGAAAGGTCCTACCAGGctcccaaaaccccccagaGACCCGTGTTCATCCCCAGGCCCACCGTCTCCAAACTGGAAAGCCACCAGCCGACATCTGCAATGCCAAGCCCTTCCGCAGACGTCCCCACGCCCGCGGTGGAGCCGGAATACGAGCACGTGTCCTTCCACAAGATCATCGCGGGGAGCGTGGCCCTCTTTCTCTCCGTGGCCATGATCCTGCTGGTCATCTACGTGTCCTGGAAGCGTTATCCCGCCAGCAtgaagcagctccagcagcacacgCTCATGAAGAGGCGCAGGAAAAAGGCCCGGGAGTCAGAGAGGCAAATGAACTCCCCTTTGCAGGAATATTACGTGGACTACAAGCCAACAAACTCTGAGACCATGGATGTATCCGTTAATGGATCTGGGCCCTGCACCTACACCATCTCTGGCTCCAGGGAATGCGAGGTATGA
- the LRRTM4 gene encoding leucine-rich repeat transmembrane neuronal protein 4 isoform X2, with product MGLHVIKQRGGSWVLLGLLPLALLAGLAGAQRACPKNCRCDGKIVYCESHAFRDIPHNISGGSQGLSLRYNSIQKLKSHQFAGLNQLIWLYLDHNYISSVDEDAFQGIRRLKELILSSNKITHLHNKTFHPVPNLRNLDLSYNKLQVLQAEQFKGLRKLLILHLRSNSLKTVPIRVFQDCRNLDFLDLGYNRLRSLSRNAFAGLLKLTELHLEHNQFSKINFAHFPRLFNLRSIYLQWNRIRSISQGLTWTWSSLHNLDLSGNDIAGVEPGTFQCLPNLQKLNLDSNKLTNISQETINTWISLISITLSGNMWECTRSICPLFNWLKNFKGNKESTMICAGPKHIQGEKVSDAVETYNICAEIQVVATERSYQAPKTPQRPVFIPRPTVSKLESHQPTSAMPSPSADVPTPAVEPEYEHVSFHKIIAGSVALFLSVAMILLVIYVSWKRYPASMKQLQQHTLMKRRRKKARESERQMNSPLQEYYVDYKPTNSETMDVSVNGSGPCTYTISGSRECEFFSAEL from the exons ATGG GTCTCCATGTAATCAAGCAGCGGGGAGgctcctgggtgctgctggggctgcttccCCTGGCGCTGCTGGCGGGGCTGGCGGGCGCTCAGCGAGCCTGCCCCAAGAACTGCCGCTGCGACGGCAAGATCGTGTACTGCGAGTCGCACGCCTTCCGGGACATCCCCCACAACATCTCCGGCGGCTCCCAGGGCTTGTCCCTGCGCTACAACAGCATCCAGAAGCTGAAATCCCACCAGTTCGCGGGCCTCAATCAGCTCATATGGCTTTACCTTGACCACAACTACATCAGCTCTGTGGATGAGGATGCCTTCCAGGGGATCCGCCGGCTGAAGGAGCTGATCCTGAGCTCCAACAAAATCACCCACCTGCACAACAAGACCTTCCACCCCGTGCCCAACCTCCGCAACCTGGACCTGTCCTACAACAAGCTGCAAGTGCTGCAGGCGGAGCAGTTCAAGGGCCTCCGCAAGCTCCTGATCCTGCACCTGAGGTCCAACTCGCTGAAAACGGTGCCCATCCGCGTTTTCCAGGACTGCCGCAACCTCGACTTCCTGGATTTGGGCTACAACCGCCTGCGGAGCTTGTCCCGCAACGCGTTCGCCGGCCTCTTGAAGCTGACGGAGCTCCACTTGGAGCACAACCAGTTTTCTAAGATCAATTTTGCCCACTTCCCGCGGCTCTTCAACCTCCGCTCCATTTACTTGCAGTGGAATAGGATCCGCTCCATCAGCCAGGGATTGACGTGGACCTGGAGTTCCTTGCACAACTTGGATTTATCAGGCAATGACATCGCAGGGGTAGAGCCCggcaccttccagtgcctgccCAACCTGCAAAAGCTGAACCTGGATTCCAACAAACTCACCAACATCTCTCAGGAGACCATCAACACGTGGATCTCGCTCATCTCCATCACTCTCTCCGGGAATATGTGGGAATGTACTCGAAGCATCTGCCCCCTGTTTAATTGGCTTAAGAATTTCAAGGGAAATAAGGAGAGCACCATGATCTGTGCGGGCCCCAAACACATCCAGGGCGAGAAGGTGAGCGACGCCGTGGAAACCTATAATATCTGTGCTGAAATCCAGGTGGTGGCCACTGAAAGGTCCTACCAGGctcccaaaaccccccagaGACCCGTGTTCATCCCCAGGCCCACCGTCTCCAAACTGGAAAGCCACCAGCCGACATCTGCAATGCCAAGCCCTTCCGCAGACGTCCCCACGCCCGCGGTGGAGCCGGAATACGAGCACGTGTCCTTCCACAAGATCATCGCGGGGAGCGTGGCCCTCTTTCTCTCCGTGGCCATGATCCTGCTGGTCATCTACGTGTCCTGGAAGCGTTATCCCGCCAGCAtgaagcagctccagcagcacacgCTCATGAAGAGGCGCAGGAAAAAGGCCCGGGAGTCAGAGAGGCAAATGAACTCCCCTTTGCAGGAATATTACGTGGACTACAAGCCAACAAACTCTGAGACCATGGATGTATCCGTTAATGGATCTGGGCCCTGCACCTACACCATCTCTGGCTCCAGGGAATGCGAG
- the LRRTM4 gene encoding leucine-rich repeat transmembrane neuronal protein 4 isoform X3: MGLHVIKQRGGSWVLLGLLPLALLAGLAGAQRACPKNCRCDGKIVYCESHAFRDIPHNISGGSQGLSLRYNSIQKLKSHQFAGLNQLIWLYLDHNYISSVDEDAFQGIRRLKELILSSNKITHLHNKTFHPVPNLRNLDLSYNKLQVLQAEQFKGLRKLLILHLRSNSLKTVPIRVFQDCRNLDFLDLGYNRLRSLSRNAFAGLLKLTELHLEHNQFSKINFAHFPRLFNLRSIYLQWNRIRSISQGLTWTWSSLHNLDLSGNDIAGVEPGTFQCLPNLQKLNLDSNKLTNISQETINTWISLISITLSGNMWECTRSICPLFNWLKNFKGNKESTMICAGPKHIQGEKVSDAVETYNICAEIQVVATERSYQAPKTPQRPVFIPRPTVSKLESHQPTSAMPSPSADVPTPAVEPEYEHVSFHKIIAGSVALFLSVAMILLVIYVSWKRYPASMKQLQQHTLMKRRRKKARESERQMNSPLQEYYVDYKPTNSETMDVSVNGSGPCTYTISGSRECEAP; the protein is encoded by the exons ATGG GTCTCCATGTAATCAAGCAGCGGGGAGgctcctgggtgctgctggggctgcttccCCTGGCGCTGCTGGCGGGGCTGGCGGGCGCTCAGCGAGCCTGCCCCAAGAACTGCCGCTGCGACGGCAAGATCGTGTACTGCGAGTCGCACGCCTTCCGGGACATCCCCCACAACATCTCCGGCGGCTCCCAGGGCTTGTCCCTGCGCTACAACAGCATCCAGAAGCTGAAATCCCACCAGTTCGCGGGCCTCAATCAGCTCATATGGCTTTACCTTGACCACAACTACATCAGCTCTGTGGATGAGGATGCCTTCCAGGGGATCCGCCGGCTGAAGGAGCTGATCCTGAGCTCCAACAAAATCACCCACCTGCACAACAAGACCTTCCACCCCGTGCCCAACCTCCGCAACCTGGACCTGTCCTACAACAAGCTGCAAGTGCTGCAGGCGGAGCAGTTCAAGGGCCTCCGCAAGCTCCTGATCCTGCACCTGAGGTCCAACTCGCTGAAAACGGTGCCCATCCGCGTTTTCCAGGACTGCCGCAACCTCGACTTCCTGGATTTGGGCTACAACCGCCTGCGGAGCTTGTCCCGCAACGCGTTCGCCGGCCTCTTGAAGCTGACGGAGCTCCACTTGGAGCACAACCAGTTTTCTAAGATCAATTTTGCCCACTTCCCGCGGCTCTTCAACCTCCGCTCCATTTACTTGCAGTGGAATAGGATCCGCTCCATCAGCCAGGGATTGACGTGGACCTGGAGTTCCTTGCACAACTTGGATTTATCAGGCAATGACATCGCAGGGGTAGAGCCCggcaccttccagtgcctgccCAACCTGCAAAAGCTGAACCTGGATTCCAACAAACTCACCAACATCTCTCAGGAGACCATCAACACGTGGATCTCGCTCATCTCCATCACTCTCTCCGGGAATATGTGGGAATGTACTCGAAGCATCTGCCCCCTGTTTAATTGGCTTAAGAATTTCAAGGGAAATAAGGAGAGCACCATGATCTGTGCGGGCCCCAAACACATCCAGGGCGAGAAGGTGAGCGACGCCGTGGAAACCTATAATATCTGTGCTGAAATCCAGGTGGTGGCCACTGAAAGGTCCTACCAGGctcccaaaaccccccagaGACCCGTGTTCATCCCCAGGCCCACCGTCTCCAAACTGGAAAGCCACCAGCCGACATCTGCAATGCCAAGCCCTTCCGCAGACGTCCCCACGCCCGCGGTGGAGCCGGAATACGAGCACGTGTCCTTCCACAAGATCATCGCGGGGAGCGTGGCCCTCTTTCTCTCCGTGGCCATGATCCTGCTGGTCATCTACGTGTCCTGGAAGCGTTATCCCGCCAGCAtgaagcagctccagcagcacacgCTCATGAAGAGGCGCAGGAAAAAGGCCCGGGAGTCAGAGAGGCAAATGAACTCCCCTTTGCAGGAATATTACGTGGACTACAAGCCAACAAACTCTGAGACCATGGATGTATCCGTTAATGGATCTGGGCCCTGCACCTACACCATCTCTGGCTCCAGGGAATGCGAG